In one Blastocatellia bacterium genomic region, the following are encoded:
- a CDS encoding translocation/assembly module TamB domain-containing protein, with protein MQLDFQQKVNDKNSGQIKADFTNFYVQFYQPNTTQELFAGQINGRVELSQLAEKPLGIAELNLKNSRLATQPTESVDIQISLANQIAKINNLSLKLPAGIINTQGSVNLQTNDFQLVSQTAQLDLSKLNIENPLQGKVNAIVSLNGNPKDSSQLQLDLQAESDNLKTIDTQLGRLSIQAWSDNQGHIRSEITSYLIASQPQKIFALLTLNKEGYPLEIESELNKLDVALLLAAIQPQAAKNDAIHSSITGKLNFKGKILNDKGEFNLVNFEGGLNLSNASFKLAEQTLNIETPTNIDFEAGKLCLDRLRIFSGDSDFNIAGQLALMDKNNLDFTAKGIINLKDFNSLVPNTLLNGSILLDAKLTGTPEKPQLVGQMMLNKIGLSQDDLPIQFTNGNGLIVFGSERILLDNFSIKANDGQVNAKGRVDLTAFQPNKFQADLVINNVNLIYQGASLTVGGDLALSGTPTDQLIKGNIKVLEASYLKPFDTNTFNTKINSADEGIGTKSLFSPRLDINVDADSSIVVQNPQINTVASATLSLTGKIDNPNLIGRINLEGGSVIFRKERYDITEGILDLPGGVLLPNVNLLAEGEVNTYRVFIRFSGPIDQIDLELESEPVLTRTEILTLITTGRPDATGGEQQDLATTGLNTGANLLAQEFISKPFGRKAEQLLGLNQFQIDPIIRANENPSARLTLGRQIIPKLSFTYSTSLASSNDQAIILEYNLSNRFSSLFSFTQGGNSTRGNTSDSDLAFEIRGRERFSFGGKGQVEKTTNLGIISFKPLLIATAEVIVDKPEGIKIGNDTLRDLLPIQRQPFSIPLAKAGQENLTNYLQEQGYFFAKVNTSCDPVDCQGPGLKVKYEILPGERYEIRKITLSGTNLIDTGSVIGQLQTKEKNFFGKVPIFKSLPLIGGFAYGVTSNERLRQDSEFIRQQLIDLGYRQAKVSYDYKIESDGQGIDINFTAEEGALNRIGEILLQGTNAFEKGDLAQAISLKVGEPFTPNRPREVARELQDYYAQRGYLDTTIEVELEQLPNNDIRLIYQVNEGEPAEVAEVIIQGTPRANEGPIRRFIDLKPGDLITNKKLQKLRKDLYATGNFREIQITLEPLASEPSLRRVLLKLTEAKPLLLIYGFGFSTDDGPRGSIELSNTDFFNRVTTSAIRLRLSKREQRVQLQFTDLRPFGSRWATTASMLYNRVSPLGGSSQQISNVDQAGLSENTNIGLSRFASFVQSERRFTDKLSFRVRYNFELAKLINLEDAQFSAFTETSRITRLAILTTGASYDTRDNPINPTRGNLFSIDYSLATRILGGNESFNKINTSYQYFNTLENSPIKFLNSSILAFSSRIGLAAPFQIRSRRGDGVITDSDTLLPFSERFRSGGSTTLRGFLFETAGPQAISEVGNAPAQLIPLGGNALAVFNLELRYPLTDRLQLVPFYDLGNVFSRVRDIDFKGMANTVGVGLGLILQ; from the coding sequence ATGCAGCTTGATTTTCAACAAAAAGTTAATGACAAAAACAGCGGACAAATAAAAGCAGACTTTACAAATTTCTATGTACAATTCTATCAACCTAATACAACCCAAGAACTATTTGCAGGTCAAATTAATGGCAGAGTTGAACTTAGCCAACTAGCTGAAAAACCTTTAGGTATTGCTGAGTTAAACTTAAAAAATAGCCGTTTAGCCACTCAACCAACAGAATCAGTTGATATTCAAATAAGTCTAGCTAACCAAATTGCTAAAATTAATAACTTATCCTTAAAACTTCCAGCAGGCATAATTAATACTCAAGGCTCTGTAAATTTACAAACTAATGACTTTCAATTAGTAAGCCAAACTGCACAACTAGACTTATCTAAATTAAATATTGAGAACCCTTTACAAGGAAAAGTTAATGCTATAGTTTCATTAAATGGTAATCCTAAAGATTCAAGCCAACTACAATTAGACTTACAAGCTGAGTCTGATAACTTAAAAACTATAGATACTCAATTAGGTCGTCTTTCTATACAAGCTTGGTCTGATAATCAAGGTCATATTCGTTCTGAAATCACATCTTATTTAATTGCTAGCCAACCTCAAAAAATCTTTGCTTTACTTACACTTAATAAAGAAGGCTATCCATTAGAAATAGAGAGCGAGTTAAACAAATTAGATGTTGCTTTGCTTTTAGCAGCAATTCAACCTCAAGCTGCAAAAAATGATGCAATTCATAGCAGCATAACAGGTAAATTAAATTTTAAGGGTAAAATACTTAATGATAAAGGGGAATTTAATTTAGTTAATTTTGAGGGTGGATTAAATCTTAGCAATGCTAGTTTTAAGCTTGCTGAGCAAACGCTTAATATTGAAACACCAACAAATATTGATTTTGAAGCAGGAAAGCTATGTTTAGACCGTCTTAGAATTTTTAGCGGGGATTCAGATTTTAACATTGCAGGACAACTAGCTTTGATGGATAAAAATAATTTAGACTTTACTGCAAAAGGAATTATTAACTTAAAAGATTTCAATAGTTTAGTCCCTAATACTTTATTAAATGGATCAATTCTTTTAGATGCTAAATTAACAGGTACACCAGAGAAACCTCAGCTTGTTGGACAAATGATGCTAAATAAAATAGGTTTATCACAGGATGATTTACCTATTCAATTTACTAATGGTAATGGACTAATTGTTTTTGGCAGCGAGCGAATACTGTTAGATAACTTTTCTATTAAAGCTAATGATGGACAAGTTAACGCAAAAGGACGAGTTGATTTAACAGCTTTTCAACCAAATAAATTTCAAGCAGACCTTGTTATTAACAATGTAAATTTAATTTATCAAGGAGCTTCCTTAACTGTTGGTGGAGATTTAGCCCTTAGCGGTACACCAACAGACCAATTAATAAAAGGAAACATAAAAGTTTTAGAAGCTTCCTACCTAAAACCTTTTGATACTAATACTTTTAACACCAAAATTAATAGTGCTGATGAAGGAATAGGAACAAAAAGTCTATTTTCACCTCGCTTAGATATTAATGTTGATGCAGATAGCTCTATTGTTGTGCAAAATCCTCAAATAAATACAGTTGCTTCAGCTACTTTAAGTTTAACTGGAAAAATAGATAACCCTAATTTAATAGGAAGAATTAATTTAGAAGGTGGATCAGTAATTTTTCGTAAAGAAAGATATGATATAACTGAAGGAATTTTAGATTTACCAGGTGGGGTTTTACTTCCAAATGTAAATTTATTAGCGGAAGGTGAAGTTAATACTTATCGTGTTTTTATTCGTTTTAGTGGCCCAATTGACCAAATAGATTTAGAGTTAGAATCTGAACCAGTATTAACCCGAACAGAAATCTTAACTTTAATTACTACAGGCCGACCAGATGCAACGGGTGGAGAACAACAAGACTTAGCTACTACAGGGCTTAATACTGGTGCAAATTTACTAGCACAAGAATTTATTTCTAAGCCTTTTGGACGTAAAGCAGAGCAATTATTGGGGTTAAACCAATTTCAAATAGACCCAATTATTAGAGCTAATGAAAATCCTTCAGCACGTCTAACTTTAGGACGACAAATTATTCCTAAACTTTCTTTTACTTATTCAACAAGTCTTGCTAGCAGCAATGACCAAGCCATAATTTTAGAATATAACTTATCAAATAGGTTTTCTTCGCTATTTTCTTTTACTCAAGGAGGTAATTCTACTAGAGGAAACACTAGTGACAGTGATTTAGCTTTTGAAATTCGTGGGCGTGAACGTTTTAGCTTTGGTGGAAAAGGACAAGTAGAAAAAACTACTAACTTAGGAATAATTAGCTTTAAGCCTTTGCTAATAGCAACCGCAGAAGTAATAGTTGATAAACCTGAAGGAATAAAAATAGGTAATGATACTTTACGTGATCTTTTACCCATTCAACGTCAACCATTTAGCATCCCTTTAGCAAAAGCAGGTCAAGAAAATTTAACTAACTATTTACAAGAACAAGGCTACTTTTTCGCTAAAGTTAACACTAGCTGTGATCCAGTAGATTGCCAAGGGCCAGGACTTAAGGTTAAATATGAAATATTGCCTGGTGAACGTTATGAAATCCGCAAAATTACTTTATCTGGTACAAATTTAATTGATACAGGTTCTGTTATTGGTCAACTACAAACTAAGGAAAAAAACTTTTTTGGTAAAGTGCCTATTTTTAAGAGTTTACCGCTAATAGGTGGTTTTGCTTATGGTGTAACTAGTAATGAACGATTACGCCAAGACAGCGAATTTATTCGCCAGCAATTAATTGATTTAGGCTATCGTCAAGCAAAAGTTTCCTATGACTACAAAATAGAATCAGATGGACAAGGAATAGATATTAATTTTACTGCTGAAGAAGGGGCATTAAACCGTATTGGCGAAATTCTTTTACAAGGAACAAATGCTTTTGAAAAAGGAGATTTAGCCCAAGCTATTTCTTTAAAAGTAGGAGAGCCTTTTACCCCAAATCGTCCACGTGAGGTAGCTAGAGAACTTCAAGACTACTATGCCCAACGTGGCTACTTAGACACAACAATTGAAGTTGAATTAGAGCAATTACCTAATAATGATATTCGCTTAATTTATCAAGTTAATGAAGGTGAGCCAGCCGAAGTTGCAGAAGTTATTATTCAAGGTACGCCAAGAGCTAATGAAGGGCCTATTCGTAGATTTATTGACTTAAAACCAGGTGATTTAATCACTAATAAAAAGCTTCAAAAGTTAAGAAAAGACCTTTACGCTACTGGAAATTTCCGAGAAATTCAGATTACTTTAGAGCCTCTAGCTTCTGAACCTTCTTTAAGGCGTGTTTTACTAAAATTAACTGAAGCAAAACCACTACTTTTAATTTATGGTTTTGGTTTTTCTACTGATGATGGCCCACGAGGTTCAATAGAATTAAGTAATACAGACTTTTTTAATCGTGTTACTACTAGCGCGATACGTCTACGTTTAAGTAAACGCGAACAGCGCGTCCAACTGCAATTTACTGATTTACGCCCATTTGGTAGCCGCTGGGCTACAACTGCTTCTATGCTCTACAACAGAGTTTCACCTTTAGGAGGCTCTAGTCAACAAATTAGCAATGTTGACCAAGCTGGATTAAGCGAAAATACTAATATAGGCTTAAGTCGTTTTGCTAGCTTTGTTCAATCTGAGCGACGTTTTACAGATAAACTATCTTTTCGAGTTCGATATAACTTTGAGTTAGCTAAGTTAATTAATTTAGAAGATGCTCAATTTAGTGCCTTTACAGAAACTTCTCGTATTACTCGTTTAGCAATTCTTACAACTGGCGCATCTTATGACACACGAGATAATCCAATTAATCCAACTCGTGGAAATCTATTTAGTATTGATTATTCTTTAGCTACTCGCATACTTGGTGGAAATGAATCATTTAACAAAATTAATACTAGCTACCAGTATTTTAATACTTTAGAAAACTCACCTATAAAATTCTTAAATAGTTCTATTCTAGCGTTTTCTTCTCGAATTGGACTAGCAGCACCTTTCCAAATTCGTTCCCGCCGGGGTGATGGTGTTATTACTGATTCTGATACATTACTACCTTTTAGTGAACGCTTTCGCAGTGGAGGTTCTACTACATTAAGGGGTTTTTTATTTGAGACTGCTGGCCCGCAAGCAATTTCTGAAGTAGGAAATGCACCTGCTCAATTAATACCTTTAGGCGGTAATGCCTTGGCAGTATTTAACTTAGAACTTCGTTATCCTTTAACTGACCGTTTGCAATTAGTACCTTTTTATGATTTAGGAAATGTGTTTTCTCGCGTTCGTGATATTGATTTTAAGGGAATGGCTAATACTGTAGGTGTAGGTTTAGGTTTAATACTCCAATAG